A window from Chitinophaga filiformis encodes these proteins:
- the queA gene encoding tRNA preQ1(34) S-adenosylmethionine ribosyltransferase-isomerase QueA — protein sequence MKLSQFRFDLPLNLIAQHPSKTRDEARLMVVNRATGKIEHKVFRDIINYFNDKDVMVVNNTKVFPARLYGRKEKTGAKIEVFLLRELNKQNRLWDVIVDPARKIRVGNKLYFGDDESLVAEVIDNTTSRGRTIRFLFEGNDDEFKQVLDTLGETPLPKYIKRKPEDEDKERYQTVYAKYEGAVAAPTAGLHFSRELIKRLEIKGVKFAEVTLHTGLGTFRPIEVEDLSKHKMDAEYFNIDEYAVKIVNKAKEENRKVCAIGTTTVRAVESSVTAQNLLKAAEGWTNTFIHPPYDFAIPNALVTNFHLPKTSLLIMVCAFAGYDLVMEAYQQAIKEKYRFFSYGDAMLII from the coding sequence ATGAAACTATCACAGTTTAGATTCGATCTTCCTTTAAATCTGATTGCACAGCACCCTTCCAAGACAAGAGATGAAGCACGTTTGATGGTGGTAAACCGTGCCACCGGAAAAATTGAGCACAAAGTTTTCCGTGATATAATCAACTACTTCAATGATAAGGATGTAATGGTGGTGAACAACACCAAGGTATTCCCTGCACGCCTTTATGGCCGTAAAGAGAAAACCGGTGCAAAGATTGAGGTTTTCCTTTTGCGCGAGCTGAACAAGCAGAACCGTCTGTGGGATGTAATAGTAGATCCTGCCCGTAAGATAAGGGTGGGTAATAAATTATACTTCGGCGATGACGAATCGCTGGTAGCAGAGGTAATTGATAACACCACTTCCCGTGGCCGTACTATCCGTTTCCTGTTCGAAGGTAATGACGATGAGTTCAAACAGGTGCTCGACACCCTGGGTGAAACGCCACTGCCTAAGTACATCAAGCGTAAGCCGGAAGATGAGGATAAGGAGCGTTATCAGACAGTTTATGCTAAATATGAAGGCGCTGTGGCAGCTCCGACTGCCGGCCTGCACTTTAGCCGTGAGCTGATCAAACGTCTGGAGATCAAAGGTGTTAAATTCGCAGAAGTAACTCTGCACACCGGTTTGGGTACATTCCGTCCTATCGAGGTGGAAGACCTGAGCAAGCATAAAATGGATGCTGAGTATTTCAACATCGATGAGTATGCTGTTAAGATTGTCAACAAAGCGAAAGAAGAAAACCGTAAGGTTTGCGCTATCGGTACTACTACCGTGAGGGCAGTAGAATCTTCCGTAACTGCGCAGAACCTGCTGAAAGCGGCAGAAGGATGGACCAATACGTTCATTCACCCGCCTTACGATTTCGCCATCCCTAATGCACTGGTTACTAACTTCCACCTGCCTAAAACAAGCCTCCTGATCATGGTATGCGCCTTTGCAGGATATGATCTGGTGATGGAAGCTTACCAGCAGGCAATTAAAGAAAAGTACCGTTTCTTCAGCTATGGCGACGCCATGCTGATCATATAA
- the radC gene encoding RadC family protein, which produces MEMVVNPANHVAIKDWAVDDQPREKLINKGSTALSDAELLAILLNNGHKKKSALSLAQEILRLSSNNLGELSKLNVQQLKKLQGVGTAKASAIVAAMELARRRQAGYMHAKKTIRTAAEAALYFKPLLGDSCYESFHVLYLNHASRVLQHRCISNGGITGTVVDTGLILRAAVELGSTQLILCHNHPSGNLRPSATDVHTTKKLIQAAGLFDIRVLDHIIVSEAGYCSMAEEGFIT; this is translated from the coding sequence ATGGAAATGGTAGTTAACCCAGCAAATCACGTTGCAATCAAGGACTGGGCAGTAGATGACCAGCCACGGGAAAAACTGATCAATAAAGGCAGCACAGCTTTAAGTGATGCAGAATTGTTGGCTATTCTGCTCAATAATGGCCATAAAAAAAAGTCTGCACTGTCACTGGCCCAGGAAATATTACGCCTGTCTTCCAACAACCTTGGGGAACTGAGTAAACTGAATGTACAGCAGCTCAAAAAGCTACAGGGAGTTGGCACCGCCAAGGCCAGTGCTATTGTTGCGGCCATGGAACTGGCAAGACGCAGACAGGCAGGATATATGCATGCCAAGAAAACGATCCGCACAGCCGCTGAAGCAGCCCTCTATTTTAAACCCCTGTTAGGCGATTCCTGTTATGAATCATTCCATGTACTATACCTCAACCACGCCAGCCGTGTGCTCCAGCACCGCTGTATCAGCAATGGCGGCATCACCGGTACCGTAGTTGATACAGGGCTCATACTGAGAGCCGCAGTCGAGCTGGGTTCCACACAGCTTATCCTCTGCCACAACCATCCATCCGGCAATCTTCGCCCAAGTGCAACAGATGTTCACACCACAAAAAAACTTATACAGGCGGCTGGTTTGTTTGATATCCGTGTACTGGACCACATCATAGTTTCTGAGGCCGGTTACTGTAGCATGGCAGAGGAAGGATTCATTACATAA
- a CDS encoding 2-C-methyl-D-erythritol 4-phosphate cytidylyltransferase, whose product MEQRNKIAIIVAGGSGSRMGSTVPKQFLDLSGKPVLWHTVNAFVSAFSDIRIVLVLPEAHFGYVEPWLHEFNTGAGLTLVKGGETRFHSVKNGLQEVKGPSVVFVHDGVRPLISTSLIRACYEAALTKGSAIPVIDMKDSIRQVEGEGNKAVDREQFKIIQTPQTFLSEWLLPAFELPYDPLFTDEATVVERQGHRVHLVPGEEANIKITRPLDLTIAGALLKEKNL is encoded by the coding sequence ATGGAACAACGTAATAAAATAGCGATCATTGTTGCCGGTGGGTCAGGTTCCCGTATGGGAAGCACTGTTCCCAAACAGTTCCTCGATCTGTCAGGAAAGCCTGTATTATGGCACACAGTGAATGCATTTGTGAGTGCTTTCAGCGATATCCGTATTGTATTGGTATTACCGGAAGCGCATTTTGGATATGTTGAGCCCTGGCTGCATGAGTTTAATACGGGCGCAGGCCTTACCCTTGTCAAAGGAGGGGAAACCCGTTTTCATTCTGTAAAGAATGGTCTGCAGGAAGTGAAGGGGCCTTCAGTTGTGTTTGTACACGATGGCGTACGCCCACTCATCAGCACTTCGCTGATCCGTGCCTGTTATGAAGCTGCTTTAACGAAAGGAAGTGCTATTCCGGTTATTGATATGAAAGACAGTATCCGGCAGGTGGAAGGAGAGGGGAATAAAGCAGTAGACCGCGAACAGTTCAAGATCATACAAACCCCACAGACGTTTTTATCTGAATGGTTGTTGCCCGCATTTGAATTACCCTACGATCCTTTGTTTACAGATGAAGCGACAGTAGTGGAGCGCCAGGGGCATCGCGTACACCTGGTACCTGGCGAAGAAGCCAATATAAAGATCACGCGCCCGCTTGATCTGACCATTGCCGGCGCATTGTTAAAAGAAAAGAATCTATAG
- a CDS encoding thiamine pyrophosphate-dependent enzyme, whose product MFKDSISVPTFKAAVPGKERSSGKQVTLLKAYRFMCQAAEMAAIYEANRNICKYVHSTSRGHEAIQIAAGLQLSPWDYASPYYRDDSMLLAMGFTPYELMLQLLAKRDDPASGGRSYYSHPSSLDPEKPCIPHQSSATGMQVIPATGMAQGIRYLEKIGAAALRTGPKGEAPVVLCSLGDGSVTEGEVSEAWQSAVLWELPIIYLVQDNEWGISASAAETRVMDAYEYAAGFKGMERMRVDGSNFEECFHAMGAAIGYVRQERKPILVHACVPLLGHHTSGVRKEWYRTEADLALHAAKDPKPLLRQRLLEIGVQEKDLLAIESDTPKYISLEFDRAKEASDPAVDTVADHVFAPAAVTAEKGNRFPSNGNKVMMVDAALHAVEEILQQFPEAIFFGQDVGRRLGGVFREAATLAEKFGDDRVYNTAIQEAYIVGSTAGLSAVGVKPIVEIQFADYIYPGFNQLVTEISKSCYLSNGKFPVQTLIRVPIGAYGGGGPYHSGSVESTLLTVKGIKVVYPSNAADMKGLMKAAFLDPNPVVMLEHKGLYWSKVPGTQGAITVEPDADYVLPLGKGRIVQQAHPRDLKKGDTLCVITYGMGVYWAQAAAANFPGQVEIIDLRSLFPLDEDLVFSTVKKHGKALILTEEQLNNSFAEALAGRIQRRCFKSLDAPVFALGAIDLPAVPINTILENAMLPNPEKVAATMKELLAY is encoded by the coding sequence GTGTTTAAAGATAGTATAAGTGTTCCAACTTTTAAAGCTGCTGTTCCCGGTAAGGAGCGGTCTTCCGGCAAACAGGTTACACTTCTGAAGGCTTACCGTTTCATGTGTCAGGCTGCTGAGATGGCGGCCATCTATGAAGCGAACCGCAATATCTGCAAATATGTACATTCTACTTCCCGCGGTCATGAGGCCATCCAGATTGCAGCCGGCCTGCAGTTAAGTCCCTGGGATTATGCCAGTCCCTATTACAGGGATGACAGCATGCTGCTGGCAATGGGTTTTACACCGTATGAACTGATGCTGCAACTATTGGCAAAGCGGGATGACCCCGCTTCTGGTGGGCGTTCTTATTACAGTCACCCCAGCAGCCTGGATCCGGAAAAGCCTTGCATCCCCCATCAGAGCAGTGCCACGGGTATGCAGGTGATCCCAGCCACGGGCATGGCACAAGGCATTCGCTACCTGGAAAAGATAGGGGCTGCCGCTTTAAGAACAGGACCGAAAGGAGAAGCACCGGTAGTGCTTTGTTCCCTGGGCGATGGCAGTGTAACGGAAGGAGAAGTGAGTGAGGCCTGGCAGAGTGCTGTATTATGGGAATTGCCCATTATTTACCTCGTACAGGACAATGAATGGGGCATTTCAGCCAGTGCAGCTGAAACACGGGTAATGGATGCCTATGAATATGCAGCTGGTTTTAAAGGCATGGAACGCATGCGTGTGGATGGCAGCAATTTCGAGGAGTGCTTTCATGCAATGGGCGCTGCGATTGGTTATGTACGACAGGAGCGGAAGCCGATCCTGGTACATGCCTGTGTTCCCTTGTTAGGGCACCATACCTCGGGCGTAAGGAAAGAATGGTATCGTACGGAAGCCGATTTGGCATTACATGCGGCAAAGGATCCTAAACCATTGCTGAGGCAGCGGCTGCTGGAGATTGGTGTACAGGAGAAGGATCTGTTGGCAATAGAGTCAGACACCCCAAAATATATCAGTCTCGAATTCGACCGGGCAAAAGAAGCCTCGGATCCTGCTGTTGATACAGTGGCCGATCATGTCTTTGCTCCGGCAGCAGTTACCGCTGAAAAAGGTAACAGGTTCCCTTCCAACGGTAATAAGGTCATGATGGTGGATGCTGCGCTGCACGCGGTAGAGGAGATCCTTCAACAATTCCCGGAAGCTATCTTTTTTGGTCAGGACGTAGGCCGAAGGCTCGGAGGCGTATTCCGGGAAGCAGCCACACTGGCGGAAAAGTTTGGCGATGACAGGGTGTACAACACTGCCATCCAGGAAGCCTATATCGTTGGTTCGACCGCCGGCCTTTCCGCTGTGGGCGTCAAGCCTATAGTCGAGATCCAGTTTGCTGACTACATTTATCCCGGCTTTAACCAGCTGGTGACCGAGATCTCCAAATCCTGTTACCTGAGCAATGGGAAGTTCCCCGTGCAGACACTCATACGTGTCCCAATCGGCGCATATGGTGGTGGCGGACCTTACCATTCCGGTAGCGTGGAATCCACCCTGCTCACCGTCAAAGGCATCAAAGTAGTGTATCCTTCCAATGCCGCTGATATGAAAGGCTTGATGAAGGCGGCTTTTCTTGATCCCAATCCGGTAGTCATGCTGGAACACAAAGGGCTGTACTGGAGTAAAGTGCCAGGTACACAGGGCGCTATCACCGTAGAGCCGGATGCAGACTACGTATTACCGCTGGGTAAAGGCAGGATCGTACAACAGGCCCACCCCCGCGATCTGAAAAAAGGGGATACACTTTGCGTTATCACTTATGGTATGGGCGTATACTGGGCACAGGCAGCAGCAGCCAATTTCCCTGGCCAGGTGGAGATCATTGACCTGCGATCCTTATTCCCGCTGGATGAAGATCTGGTCTTTTCTACCGTTAAAAAACATGGCAAGGCACTCATCTTAACAGAAGAGCAGCTGAACAATTCTTTTGCCGAGGCATTGGCCGGACGGATTCAACGCCGCTGTTTCAAATCATTGGACGCACCAGTGTTCGCACTCGGAGCCATTGATCTGCCGGCAGTACCGATCAATACCATACTGGAAAATGCGATGTTGCCGAACCCTGAAAAGGTAGCTGCAACAATGAAGGAATTGTTAGCTTATTAA
- a CDS encoding MarR family winged helix-turn-helix transcriptional regulator has protein sequence MTDTFVSNPSFFKLDATLKRIRNYWQKTFDAHKKDITVDQWLLIENLYKHKKITHNELARVTSKDITTVSRIIELLVKKELVVREGSPQDRRKVFLQLTAKGSEKYKDVRPLVLEMRKTGWAGLTENDYTELTRILDVIYNNIP, from the coding sequence ATGACTGATACTTTTGTAAGCAATCCGTCTTTTTTTAAGTTGGACGCTACCTTAAAACGGATACGGAATTACTGGCAAAAAACCTTTGACGCCCACAAAAAAGATATCACTGTAGACCAGTGGTTACTGATAGAAAATCTCTATAAGCACAAGAAAATCACCCACAATGAGCTTGCCAGAGTGACCTCAAAGGACATTACCACCGTTTCCCGCATTATTGAACTGCTCGTAAAAAAAGAACTGGTGGTCCGGGAAGGCTCCCCGCAAGACCGTCGAAAGGTATTTCTCCAGCTGACCGCCAAAGGTTCGGAAAAATATAAGGACGTAAGGCCCCTGGTACTGGAAATGCGGAAAACCGGATGGGCAGGCTTGACTGAAAATGATTATACTGAGTTGACAAGGATACTGGATGTGATCTATAATAATATTCCCTGA
- a CDS encoding ribose-phosphate pyrophosphokinase, with the protein MQPSVKIFTGNSNTALAEKIAKRYGNGLGKLTIQKFSDGEFQPIYMESIRGDYVFLVQSTNAPSDNLMELLMMIDAAKRASAGYITAVIPYFGFARQDRKDKPRVAIASKLVANLLTSAGANRVITMDLHAPQIQGFFDIPVDHLDSSAIFIPYIENLKLENLTFASPDVGSTNRVREVAAYFNAEMVICDKHRKRANEIASMVVIGDVKDRDIVLIDDICDTAGTLTKAANLLKEKGARSVRAFCTHPVLSGKAYENINNSVLEELVICDTMPLKQQSPKIKVISVADLFAVAIRNMHENRSITNLFVHSHRRG; encoded by the coding sequence ATGCAACCATCAGTAAAAATTTTCACAGGGAACAGTAATACAGCTCTTGCAGAAAAAATTGCAAAGCGTTACGGTAACGGTCTTGGTAAGCTGACCATTCAGAAGTTCAGCGATGGTGAGTTCCAGCCCATCTACATGGAAAGTATCCGCGGTGATTATGTTTTCCTGGTACAGAGTACCAATGCCCCTTCAGACAACCTGATGGAGCTGTTGATGATGATAGACGCCGCGAAAAGGGCCTCAGCCGGTTATATCACTGCGGTGATCCCTTACTTTGGCTTTGCCCGGCAGGACAGGAAGGACAAGCCCAGGGTGGCCATTGCCTCCAAGCTGGTAGCTAACCTTCTGACTTCTGCAGGCGCTAACCGTGTGATTACCATGGATTTACATGCTCCCCAGATCCAGGGGTTCTTTGACATCCCGGTGGATCACCTGGATAGCTCCGCAATTTTCATCCCGTACATTGAGAATTTGAAGCTGGAAAATCTTACCTTTGCGTCCCCTGACGTGGGTAGCACCAACAGGGTAAGGGAAGTAGCAGCCTATTTCAATGCTGAAATGGTGATCTGCGACAAGCACCGTAAGCGTGCGAATGAAATTGCTTCCATGGTGGTGATAGGAGATGTGAAAGACAGGGATATTGTATTGATAGATGACATCTGCGACACTGCAGGTACATTGACCAAGGCCGCCAACCTGTTGAAAGAGAAGGGAGCAAGAAGTGTAAGGGCCTTTTGTACACACCCTGTATTGAGTGGTAAGGCTTACGAAAACATCAACAACTCCGTACTGGAAGAACTGGTGATCTGCGATACGATGCCGCTGAAACAGCAGAGTCCAAAGATCAAAGTGATCAGCGTAGCGGACCTCTTTGCAGTAGCTATCCGCAACATGCACGAAAACAGGTCCATCACGAACCTGTTCGTTCATAGTCACCGGAGGGGATAA
- a CDS encoding fumarylacetoacetate hydrolase family protein, translating to MKIICVGRNYADHAKELKNEVPTEPVIFMKPKNALLQNNHPFYYPEFTDNLHYECELVLRISKNGKHIQEKFADKYYDQIGVGIDFTARDLQDKQKQKGLPWEIAKAFDNSAVVGQFIPITPEMDKKDINFCLYKNKELVQQGNTKDLLFSFDFLIAYISKFFTLNIGDLVFTGTPAGVGPVEIGDTLEAFIENDSLLEFMIK from the coding sequence ATGAAAATTATTTGCGTCGGAAGAAATTATGCTGATCATGCAAAGGAACTGAAAAATGAGGTGCCAACTGAACCAGTGATTTTCATGAAGCCGAAGAATGCATTGTTGCAGAACAACCATCCGTTCTATTATCCTGAATTTACCGACAATCTTCACTATGAATGTGAGTTGGTGCTGCGTATCAGCAAGAACGGTAAACATATCCAGGAGAAATTTGCGGATAAATATTATGATCAGATAGGCGTTGGCATTGACTTTACCGCGCGCGATCTGCAGGACAAACAGAAGCAGAAGGGATTGCCATGGGAGATCGCTAAAGCTTTTGATAATTCCGCTGTAGTAGGACAGTTTATTCCTATTACGCCGGAGATGGACAAGAAAGATATCAATTTCTGTCTCTATAAGAATAAGGAACTTGTGCAGCAGGGTAATACAAAAGACCTGTTGTTCTCTTTTGATTTCCTTATTGCCTACATCTCAAAATTCTTCACGCTGAACATTGGGGATCTTGTATTTACCGGCACACCTGCTGGTGTGGGACCCGTAGAAATAGGGGATACGCTGGAAGCGTTTATTGAGAACGACAGCCTGCTGGAATTCATGATAAAATAA
- the pth gene encoding aminoacyl-tRNA hydrolase: MKYLIVGLGNIGAEYEHTRHNIGFDIADAFVKKHGGSFREDRLADVAEVKWKGRTFVVIKPTTYMNLSGKAVKYWMDKEKVPLENILVLVDDLALPLEVIRLRAGGSDAGQNGLKSIQELLGTNQYPRLRFGIGNNFPRGRQVEFVLGKWNNEEWAIVMAKLGKCVELIESFATVGLPRTMNIFNTLVYPY; encoded by the coding sequence ATGAAGTACCTGATAGTAGGATTGGGTAATATAGGTGCAGAATACGAACATACACGCCACAATATAGGGTTTGACATTGCAGATGCTTTTGTGAAAAAGCATGGAGGTAGCTTCCGGGAAGATCGGCTGGCTGATGTTGCCGAAGTGAAGTGGAAGGGGCGCACTTTTGTGGTGATAAAGCCCACCACTTACATGAACCTGAGTGGAAAGGCTGTGAAATACTGGATGGATAAAGAGAAGGTGCCACTGGAAAATATACTGGTATTAGTAGACGATCTGGCATTGCCATTGGAAGTGATACGTCTTCGCGCTGGTGGAAGTGATGCCGGTCAGAACGGGCTGAAGAGCATCCAGGAATTGCTGGGGACCAACCAGTATCCGCGTTTGCGTTTCGGTATCGGGAACAATTTTCCCCGCGGCAGGCAGGTAGAATTTGTTCTGGGTAAATGGAATAATGAGGAATGGGCCATTGTAATGGCAAAACTGGGGAAATGTGTGGAACTGATCGAGAGCTTTGCGACTGTGGGTTTACCACGTACCATGAATATCTTTAATACCCTGGTCTATCCTTATTAG
- a CDS encoding 50S ribosomal protein L25 — translation MKTITIEGQLRSEFGKKATRQARSEGQVPCVIYGGAETVSFSAPATAFKNLVYTPDFQIAEIKVGSKSYKCVLKDKQFDTVTDELAHVDFMELVEDKPVAVTLPIRITGQSEGVKAGGKLVVKMKTLKVKALPKYLRENIEVNIDNLQLNANIRVEDVVAENIEILNSPRIPIASVVMTRQLRQEEAAEGKKK, via the coding sequence ATGAAAACGATAACAATCGAAGGACAACTCAGGAGCGAATTTGGCAAAAAAGCCACCCGCCAGGCACGTTCTGAGGGACAAGTGCCTTGTGTTATTTACGGGGGTGCAGAAACCGTAAGTTTTTCAGCGCCGGCAACAGCTTTCAAAAATCTGGTGTATACACCTGATTTCCAGATCGCTGAGATCAAGGTAGGTAGCAAAAGCTACAAATGTGTATTAAAAGACAAACAGTTTGACACTGTTACAGATGAACTGGCTCACGTTGACTTCATGGAACTGGTAGAAGACAAGCCTGTTGCTGTTACACTGCCAATCAGAATTACTGGTCAGTCCGAAGGTGTTAAAGCCGGTGGTAAACTGGTAGTAAAGATGAAGACGCTGAAAGTAAAGGCACTGCCTAAATACCTGCGTGAGAACATCGAGGTGAACATCGACAACCTGCAGCTGAACGCTAACATCCGTGTTGAAGACGTTGTTGCTGAAAACATCGAGATCCTGAACTCTCCGCGTATTCCTATCGCTTCCGTAGTAATGACTCGTCAGCTGCGTCAGGAAGAAGCTGCAGAAGGTAAAAAGAAATAA
- a CDS encoding Gfo/Idh/MocA family oxidoreductase has protein sequence MLKIGIFGVGHLGKIHLSQWATMKDVEIVGFFDPGNANADSVAQQYQIPRFTSAEELIQASDAIDIIAPTTQHFKLCEQAIRNGKHIFVEKPMTNTMEEAKTLVKLVEEANIKFQVGHVERFNPAFLALKGHELKPMFIEVHRLAEFNPRGTDVSVILDLMIHDIDIILSIVQSTVNRISASGVAVMSDTPDIANVRIEFHNGCVANLTSSRISLKKMRKMRLFQKDAYIGIDFLDKKTEIIKLKTPEDEGLFTLDIETNSGKKTIAIDNPEIKQVNAIRMELELFRDSIVFNKPVPVNAIDGLQAMEVAHQILAKINKSLSADVAQ, from the coding sequence ATGCTCAAAATAGGAATCTTCGGTGTGGGGCACCTGGGCAAGATACATCTATCCCAATGGGCCACTATGAAAGACGTAGAAATAGTCGGTTTTTTTGATCCGGGTAACGCAAATGCCGACAGTGTAGCTCAACAGTACCAGATTCCGAGATTCACTTCCGCGGAAGAGTTGATACAAGCATCAGACGCGATAGACATCATCGCTCCTACTACACAGCACTTCAAATTATGTGAACAGGCTATCCGCAACGGGAAACACATCTTCGTGGAAAAACCGATGACCAACACCATGGAAGAGGCTAAAACACTGGTAAAACTGGTGGAAGAAGCCAATATCAAGTTCCAGGTGGGCCACGTAGAGCGCTTCAACCCTGCTTTCCTCGCCCTCAAAGGACATGAACTGAAACCTATGTTTATTGAGGTGCATCGCCTGGCTGAATTCAATCCCCGCGGAACAGATGTCAGCGTGATCCTCGACCTGATGATCCACGACATAGATATCATCCTCAGCATAGTACAATCCACCGTCAACCGCATCTCCGCCAGCGGCGTAGCTGTAATGAGCGATACTCCCGACATTGCCAACGTCCGGATAGAATTCCATAATGGCTGCGTGGCCAACCTGACCTCCAGCCGCATCTCCCTGAAGAAAATGCGTAAAATGCGCCTCTTCCAGAAAGATGCCTATATCGGTATTGACTTCCTCGATAAAAAGACGGAGATCATTAAGCTGAAAACGCCTGAAGATGAAGGACTCTTTACCCTGGACATAGAAACCAATTCCGGTAAAAAGACCATCGCTATTGATAATCCCGAGATCAAACAGGTGAATGCCATCCGCATGGAGCTGGAACTGTTCCGTGACAGTATCGTCTTCAACAAACCTGTGCCGGTAAATGCAATAGACGGATTACAGGCAATGGAGGTTGCCCACCAGATCCTGGCGAAGATCAATAAGAGCCTGTCTGCAGACGTGGCTCAATAA
- a CDS encoding ABC transporter ATP-binding protein translates to MQQPLLSIRNLTVSFGSVKAVNDISLDVMPGEIVGIVGESGSGKSVTALSLMRLLQNPGKITGGNLLYQLRGSKVPSRDIVRLSEAEMRSWRGNEIAMIFQEPMTSLNPLHKCGYQVMEALLLHKKIVSMEQARQHTLALFRQVRLPDPELLMERYPHQLSGGQKQRVMIAMAISCQPRLLIADEPTTALDVTVQKTILELLKDLQRQTGMSVVFITHDLGVIAEIADRVAVMYKGRIVEEGSVRELFTHPKHPYTKGLLACRPPLDKRLFRLPVTRDFMETDPQGNIIEKESEVKAFVRSLEIPADVMIRREQRLSESPALLEVKDLHTWFPARKNIFGKVLAWTKAVNGVSFNVREGETMGLVGESGCGKTTLGRTLLRLVEPTSGSILYKGKDITSLSAAALRDLRKDIQIIFQDPYSSLNPRQPIGRAIQEPMKVHGLYGNEAGRREKVRELLEKVNLLPEHYDRYPHEFSGGQRQRIVIARALALNPSFIICDESVAALDVSIQAQILNLLMQLREEFGFTSIFISHDLSVVRFISDRMMVMNKGQIEEAGQAVDVYENPQRAYTKQLINSIPKNIYV, encoded by the coding sequence ATGCAGCAACCATTATTATCCATCCGGAACCTGACGGTTTCTTTTGGCAGTGTAAAGGCTGTCAATGATATTTCACTGGACGTCATGCCAGGTGAAATAGTGGGTATTGTGGGGGAATCCGGTTCCGGGAAATCTGTAACCGCCTTATCGCTTATGCGCCTGCTGCAAAACCCCGGTAAGATAACAGGGGGAAACCTGCTGTACCAGTTAAGGGGAAGCAAAGTCCCTTCGCGTGATATAGTCCGGCTGTCAGAAGCAGAAATGCGTTCCTGGCGGGGCAATGAAATAGCCATGATCTTCCAGGAGCCGATGACTTCCCTGAACCCCCTGCATAAATGCGGGTACCAGGTAATGGAGGCGCTGCTCCTCCACAAAAAGATAGTGAGCATGGAACAGGCCAGGCAACACACACTGGCTTTGTTCAGGCAGGTGCGCCTGCCCGACCCTGAACTGCTGATGGAGAGATATCCGCACCAGTTATCCGGCGGACAAAAACAAAGGGTCATGATCGCTATGGCCATCAGTTGCCAGCCCCGTTTGCTGATAGCAGACGAACCTACTACCGCCCTGGATGTAACCGTTCAGAAGACCATCCTTGAGCTGCTGAAAGACTTGCAACGTCAGACGGGTATGAGTGTGGTATTCATCACGCACGATCTGGGCGTCATTGCAGAAATAGCCGACAGGGTAGCGGTCATGTACAAAGGGCGCATTGTAGAAGAAGGCAGTGTACGGGAATTGTTTACCCATCCGAAGCATCCTTATACCAAAGGTTTGCTGGCCTGCAGGCCCCCGCTTGACAAACGCTTGTTCAGGCTCCCCGTAACACGTGACTTTATGGAGACCGACCCGCAAGGGAATATTATCGAAAAGGAAAGTGAAGTAAAAGCATTCGTTCGCAGCCTGGAGATCCCGGCAGATGTCATGATCAGGAGAGAACAACGCTTGTCCGAAAGTCCGGCTTTGCTGGAAGTGAAGGATCTGCATACCTGGTTCCCGGCCAGGAAGAATATATTCGGAAAGGTCCTTGCCTGGACCAAAGCTGTCAATGGTGTTAGTTTTAATGTCAGGGAAGGGGAGACGATGGGGCTTGTAGGAGAGTCCGGTTGTGGTAAAACCACCCTGGGCAGAACTTTACTACGCCTGGTGGAGCCCACATCGGGCAGCATCCTTTACAAAGGGAAGGATATTACAAGCTTATCAGCCGCAGCGCTGCGGGACCTGCGTAAAGACATCCAGATCATCTTCCAGGATCCTTATTCCTCCCTGAATCCCCGTCAGCCTATAGGAAGGGCTATCCAGGAGCCGATGAAGGTACATGGTTTATATGGCAATGAAGCCGGGCGCCGTGAAAAGGTAAGGGAACTGCTGGAAAAGGTGAACCTGCTGCCGGAACATTATGACCGTTATCCGCATGAATTTTCGGGTGGGCAGCGGCAGCGTATTGTCATAGCCCGGGCCCTGGCGTTGAATCCCTCTTTTATTATCTGCGATGAATCCGTAGCTGCTTTAGACGTCAGCATACAGGCACAGATCCTGAATCTCCTGATGCAATTGCGGGAAGAGTTCGGATTTACCAGTATCTTTATCTCTCACGATCTGTCGGTGGTGCGTTTTATCAGCGACCGGATGATGGTGATGAACAAGGGGCAGATTGAAGAAGCCGGTCAGGCTGTTGATGTTTATGAAAATCCGCAGCGTGCATATACAAAGCAGCTGATTAATTCTATACCTAAAAATATTTATGTGTAA